Sequence from the Fusobacteriaceae bacterium genome:
CGGGGACTTGATCAGTCTGCTCACGACCATGAAGGGCATCCCCCTCGCCTACAACAAAGACATTCAGGAGGACAAGGAAGTCTTTTTCGACGCCCTCGATACGGTCAAGGGCTGCCTTTTGGTCCTCTACGGCATGACGGAGACCATGAGCGTCAAAAAAGATGTCATGCTGAAAGCCGCGGCAAAAGGCTTTATGGGAGCGACGGACGTCGCCGATTATCTGACGCGAAAGGGCATGAGCTTCCGGGACGCCTACAAATTAGTGGGAAAAATGGTGGCCTGGTGCATCGACAAGGGCTACACCCTCGACGATCTGCCCCTCGAAAAATACAAGCAGTTTTCAAAGCTCTTCTATAACGATATCTACAAGGAAATCGCCACGGAGACTTCGGTTGAGCGCAGGAAAAGCCTCGGCGGCCCCGGCAGGAAAAGCGTCAAAAAGCATCTCGCTTTTCTGGACCGCTTCGTAAAAAAAGAGGCCGAGGGGATCCGGTCCTGGCAGCTCAACGAGATTCTGGGAAAATCCTGATTTCCCGATCCGCAAAGACGCAAACGCAAACTTTAAAATAAATCAAGGAGGAAGGCATGACAGTAAAAGAAGCGGCAATCGGCAAACAGTATGCCCTGTTGGGGCCACAGGTCGTCAAAAACCTCGAGAGCAGAAATTTCGCGGCCTATTATTGCGCCACAAAGGAAGAGGCTTTGCAAAAGGCGCTGTCCCTCATTCCCGACGGATCCACGGTTTCTTGGGGCGGCTCCGTGACCGTGGCGGAAATCGGGTTAATCGACGCCGTCTACCAAAACAAGACGCTGACGCTCCTCGACCGGGACAAGACCACAACGCCTGAAGATCGCATGGAGAGCATGCGGCAGGCCCTTTTGTGCGACGTGTATCTCACGAGTACCAACGCCCTGACCGAAGACGGAATCCTTGTCAATATCGACGGAAACGGCAACCGGGTGGCCGCCCAAACTTTCGGGCCCAAATCCGTCATCATGATCGTCGGCATGAACAAGCTCACGAAAACCTTCCGGGAAGCCATCGTCCGGGCCAGAAATTACGCCGCGCCGGCCAATACGCTGCGGATCAGCGCGACGAACCCCTTGAAGACGCCCTGCGCCGCAACCGGTTCCTGCGGGGACTGCAAGAGTCCCGACAGCATCTGCTCCTTTATCGTAGAGACCAGAATGTGCAAATTCAAGGGCCGGACAAAGGTCATCCTCGTCGGAGAGAGTTTGGGATTTTAAGGAAAGGTCGGGCGATGAAAAAGCAGAGAATTCTGGATATTTATTTAAAATTTTTGGAAAACAAGGAAGTCACGATCAAGGATATTTCCGAGGAATACGACGTCAGCCCCCGAAGCATCCAGCGGGATATCCGGGACCTCAGGACATTTTTCCAGCTGGCCGCAATCCCCGCGGACATCATTTACGAGCCCTCCATCAAGGGCTATGTGATGCGGGACGACAACCGCAACCAGCTGACTAATGATGAAATTCTCGCGGTCTGCAAGATCCTCCTGGAAAGCCGCGCCTTTGTCAAGGAAGAGATGATGCGGATCATCGACAAGATCGTCAATCTGTGCGTCCCCAGGGCCAACTACAAAGTGATCGGAAAAATGCTGGATAATGAGAAATACCACTATAACGAGCCCCATCATCGGAAAAAATTTCTGGGAAAACTGTGGAACATCGGGAACGCCATCCAGCAGCAGCTCAAGATCCGGATCACCTATACCAAAACAAATAACGAGAGCGTAAAAAGGGTTCTGCATCCCGTGGGGCTGATGTTCTCGGAATTTTACTTTTATCTCCTGGCCTTTATCGAAAATGCCGACAAATCAAAATTCCGCAATCCCGATGACCTGTTCCCGACCATATACCGGGTGGACCGGATCAAGTCGCTCAAAGTCACGAAGGAGAACTTCCCTGTGGTCTATATCAAAGACCGCTTTGAAGAAGGGCTGTTCCGGAAGCGGGTGCAGTTCATGACCGGAGGAAAGCTCCGGAAAATCCGCTTCAAGTATTTCGGCCGGTCGCTGGAGGCTGTCCTCGACCGCCTGCCCACCGCTGTCGTCAAGGCTCAGTACAAGTCCTACGCCCTCATTGAGGCGGAAGTTTTTGGAGACGGGATTGAGGCCTGGATCCGGGGGCAGGGGAAGGATGTGGAGGTTATCGGGTGAGGGGTAAAGCAGGACGCGGAGGATTGTGAAAAATTGTGTATTTGAATTTTTTTGTTTGATTTTGTAAGTTATTTGCAGTATAATAGCTTACAAAGGAGATGATTGTATGGCAACGACAAGCATAACATTCCGTCTGGACGCGGAACTGAAAAAACATGCGGAAAGCGCTTTTGAAAGCATGGGACTGAATATGACTTCCGCGCTGACAGTATTTATCAAGACCGTAGTCAGGGAAGGACGAATCCCGTTTCAGATTGTCACGGATGAGTATGCGGGACCGAAAAAAAGCGCAAAAGAAGCGTTATTAGCGCTTGAAAAGTACGCCGGTACGTTGAAAAGAGACGTGGATATCAAAAAGGAGCTTGCCGAGTATAGAGAGGAACGC
This genomic interval carries:
- a CDS encoding lactate utilization protein; translation: MTVKEAAIGKQYALLGPQVVKNLESRNFAAYYCATKEEALQKALSLIPDGSTVSWGGSVTVAEIGLIDAVYQNKTLTLLDRDKTTTPEDRMESMRQALLCDVYLTSTNALTEDGILVNIDGNGNRVAAQTFGPKSVIMIVGMNKLTKTFREAIVRARNYAAPANTLRISATNPLKTPCAATGSCGDCKSPDSICSFIVETRMCKFKGRTKVILVGESLGF
- a CDS encoding WYL domain-containing protein; translated protein: MKKQRILDIYLKFLENKEVTIKDISEEYDVSPRSIQRDIRDLRTFFQLAAIPADIIYEPSIKGYVMRDDNRNQLTNDEILAVCKILLESRAFVKEEMMRIIDKIVNLCVPRANYKVIGKMLDNEKYHYNEPHHRKKFLGKLWNIGNAIQQQLKIRITYTKTNNESVKRVLHPVGLMFSEFYFYLLAFIENADKSKFRNPDDLFPTIYRVDRIKSLKVTKENFPVVYIKDRFEEGLFRKRVQFMTGGKLRKIRFKYFGRSLEAVLDRLPTAVVKAQYKSYALIEAEVFGDGIEAWIRGQGKDVEVIG
- a CDS encoding type II toxin-antitoxin system RelB/DinJ family antitoxin, which encodes MATTSITFRLDAELKKHAESAFESMGLNMTSALTVFIKTVVREGRIPFQIVTDEYAGPKKSAKEALLALEKYAGTLKRDVDIKKELAEYREERYADSTRH